AGAATACTTATGGTACTTTGTTGGGCATTGAGGGGAAAAACAAGGACACTGACAAGGCACGGATAGACTTGCAAAATATGAACTTCAGGCACACGTTGCATTTGAAACAACGTCCTGATGGATCATATGACAAGCCTCGGGCTTTCTTTTCATTAAGCCCCAATGAAAGGGATGGTTTTTATGACTTTTTGAAATCAGTCAAGTATCCAGATGGCTATGCAGCCAACATATCAAGGTCAGTGAATGCAAAAAATGGTAGATTATCTGGTTTGAAAAGCCACGACTGTCATGTGCTACTACAACGAATTCTTCCAATTGGGTTGCGAGGGTTTGCAGATAAGGACATTAGTATTGTATTGTTTGAGTTGGGCAACTTCTTCCAAGACTTATGCTCAAGGACCCTAAAACGGAGTGAATTAGAGAAACTAGAAGAACGTATAGTTCTTATACTATGCAAGCTTGAGAGGTTCTTTCCTCCAGCATTCTTTGATGTTATGGTCCACCTTGCTGTTCATTTGCCTCGAGAAGCAATTCTAGGAGGCCCGGTACAATATCGGTGGATGTATCCAATTGAAAGGTAATTAGATCATTTGATGCATTCAACAATTGTATCTTTCCCACGTGGTATAAAATCACATATTGTGCGTATTTTTTCCTCGTAGGTAccttggaaaattgaaaagatacGTTTCCAACCGAGCTCGACCAGAAGGTTCGATTGCAGAGGCTTACATTCTTAAAGAATGTATTAATAACTGGTCTTTGTATATTGATGGGATCGAAACTGTACATAACcgaagagaaagaaatgaagattTTGGTGAATCTAGCGAAGGATTGGTAGTTTTTTCACAGACTGCCCGACCTACAGGTGGTAGGCGGAATGATGGCGACTTGTCTCGTGCATTGCTTGACACTGCTCATTGGTACTTGTTGTACAATAGTCCTGAACTAGAGCCTTATTTAAAGTATGTGATTTCATatgcatatattgtttgatcaagttttgAATATTATCTACAATGCTTAGCTGAAAGTAAATCACCTTATTTTTAACAGCGAACATAAAAGTACATTGCATAATCCTACTGGAGAAGCCATAACTCAAATCCAACGACAAGAGTTTCCTAAGTGGTTCAGAGAACGTGTaagatatttgaaatttaatcacactaataaatttatgagattaaatttattcgtcattgcttattactaattaatatcACTTGTGTGTCATTATAGATGAATAGATTGAAAGTTAACGAGTCATCAGAAGCTATTAAACAGTTATGGTCATTAGCAAATGGTCCTAAACCGCATGTGAAGGAGTACACAGTTTGTATGGTCAATGGTGTAAAGTTCCATACAAAGGACCTAGACAATCGTCGTGTAACCCAAAACAGTGGTGTATGTACCGAAGGGGACCATGAGGGAGAAACGCACAACTTCTTTGGTCATGTGTGCAAAATTTGGGAATTAGAGTATATGTTTCGCCATAAAGTTGTTTTGTTCCAGTGTGAATGGTACAATACTGGTACCAAGGGTCGAAGGAGAACGATAAGAACCGATGCACACTGCACGAGCATTGATGTTACAAGTCAGTGGTATCAAAATGACCCCTTTATACTTCCTAGTCAAGCGAAACAAGTTTTCTACCTTCAAGATACCAAATTGCGTGACCCTTGGAAAATTGTGCAATGCATCCAACATAGGGGAGTGTTTGATGTCCCGAAAGTCGGGGGTGGAGAATCCAATGATAATACAGAAGATAGTGACGCATTCCAACAAGAAGCAATTGTTGATGTTGTCACTATCAATGTTGATGACAATATTATTGAGTATTGTATGGGTGATGTTGAAACTGAGGTTGTTCCTGAAGGTGGAACTTCAAGAGACGTTAATCAAAATGAAGAGCATGACATACCTGATGTCGATCTTGATATAGATTATGATATGTAAAGTGCATAACAATTGTCTTAAatgttgtttgcttgtcttaaAGTTTTATGCTTATCTACTTGTGAATTGCTTGATATGGAGAATGGTGTGAACTATGATATGTAAAGTTAGTAGTAATTGTTATTGAGATGTTTTGTActtatcttgaacttgatatggatattgatgtggtcatttgttgtgttgagttagtagcaattgtgttcAAATTTAGCACTTGTGAATTGCTTGATATGGAGAATGGTGTGAACTATGATATGTAAAGTTAGTAGTAATTGTTATTGAGATGTTTTGTGcttatcttgaacttgatatgaATATTGATGTGGTTATTTGTTGTGTTGAGTTAGTAGCAATTGCgttcaaattttgcatttttgaaTTGCTTGGTATGGATTATGACGTTAAGTTAGTAGCAATTGTACTTATCTTTCATGTCAATacatagtttcaaaaaatgcccaaaaagGCCAAATACACTCATAATATACCGAGTTATGAGATGGCAAGATTGGATAGAATGAggcaaaaccaagagaaaattgATGCTTTGGGATTGAAGCACATCTCAACTTCTCTAAAGGATTCTGCTCAGTCCAATTgtgcaaaaaggaaaagaagtagAGCTAGTGTTGTGGtagatgatgattatgtacCACCTATTGGTGACgatgagaatgatgatgagTCATCTAATTCTTTAATCAATAAGGTACAATAGATGTTTCATAGGGTACAATAGATAATAACTTTGTTGTTCCATTATTTGTAATGACTTTGttgttaaattatatatatgtttgttagTTACAAATGGCACCAGGACGACTTACACGCTCACGAGGTGAGGCATCTATCCCGGTGGTCCAATCTACGGTTCAATCTACGGAAACATCTCTTGAAGTAAATCCTCTCGTCCAAAGTTCTTCTAGTGCGGAGGCTACCGACGCATTAACTAACACGACTGGTAATTACATAAAACATACTTAATTACAACTACACCCTATCTTTACTATTGATATTATACTTAATGTACAtggaatgtataattttttaacattgaTAATGTTTAAATAGGATCTACTAGCAGAAATACTCGTGGAACAACACGTGGTATAGCAGTACGGGCACTTGTTGAAAAAAGTGGTAAGTTGCCAGTACGTATAGCTGCAGAGTATGATGCTCCTGTTGGGACTAATGCATGCAAACTTGTCAATCAAATTGGTGTACAAGTGCGAAGTAATTTGTCCAGTTACAAtgtgaaaaattggaaaagtgTTGATGCTGCTACTAGAGATGTGGTGCTTCAAAGTATAGcggtaaatttacattgatagCGTCTAACTTGTCTTTGTTGTCATTAAGCATATTAAgtacatataataatatttttataatacatatACACTTCATTTTACAGGATCAGTTTGAGCTAGAAGGAGATTCTAACTTGGTGgacaaaacaataaatacaAAATGTGGAAGATTATTGAGTTGCAGCTCTAACAAGTTGTATCAGACTTATAAAAAACTCGTACAATCTCATGGTGCTGACTATGCAAAAAGCCACCCGCCAAAGAATGCCACACTTAAGCAGTGGACTGAACTCATTGAAGGGAGATGGACCAATAAGGACTGGCTGGTAAATTATTTATCCAATATTTACTATATTATGTTGTCAAATGATTAGATTAATACTTAGATGAAGTAAATGTATACTGTTTTATTCATGAACTAATAAATATCTTGAATGTTCTTTATTAGGAAAAATCAAGAATTAACTCTGAAAATAGGAGCAAAACTTCAGGCAAACATAGATGCGGGTCAAAGGCACTTGCTGTTAGGGTTGATGAGGAGGTgtgtgttttttcattttcttaaaccttAGTGTATTACATGTTATGATTAATTAACTATAAATAACTAACACTTgaatgttaattaattagaCAAATAATAATGGTGGTCAAGTTCCTGAATTGGCAAAAATTTACAAAGatgttcatttcaatccaaatacaaatagGTGGATACAGCCTGAGGATGAAGCGACATATGTATGTGTATCATTCCATCTCTATTATTCTATCTTTATCATGTTTGTAAAGTTATAACATATGTATTATTAATGTTGTGATTGCTTGTTTTTTTATCTTTCAAATGGTAGGAAACTATTCTCAAAGTGCAAGAGGATCATTGTCAAGATCCTAATGCAATTCCCCTTACACAAGAGGAGATCTCAAACTTGGTTTTTAAGAAGAAATCCGGTATTGTAAAAGGACTTGGCATGAGACCTTCCTCTTCTCTAGTAACCACTGCCTCATCTAGTTCGGTGGAGTATATTCATCGGTTAGAAAGTGAGATAATTGAGCTCAAAGAGGCAAGAGCTAGGGATGAAGAGGAGCGAGCTAAGGAGCAAGAGGCGCGAGCTAAGCAAGATGAGGtccaaaagaatattcttaattttttgaggaGCAAGGGTTATGATGACGCTTTTACCTATGGAGGTGGTTCATCTTCAAGCTAAATCACTTATTGGTTAGTACTTTATCTTTAAGTTAaaacactttattttttatgtatcattTGAAACTAATATTTGTCACGTGATAGGTTATTCAATCTTTAGTAGAATTATATTTGACTAAAGatttatatttgtgcagatATCTTATTGGTGGCTTTAGGGGATTTCCTTCAGGCATTATTTGAAGATATATGAGGATATCTTCCGTtggttttaattatattatgcaacattttttgtattgttataaacATCTTaagttattgtatgtgttgcaaacaattattgtatgtgttgcaaacaattattgtatggaagAAGTTTAAATTGgatacttattttaattttaacttgtggaatgtatggatcaattttttataaatgtgttgttggAATAAATGTGTAaatcaaatgtgaggttttaataatgtaatgacaggttacaggttaatatcaattccatgaaaataataaaaacaaaaattagttttagtgacgaatttttcgtcacaaatatagcaacaaaaaatttttttagtgacaaaatatttcgtcactaaatgtaggggaattttgtaagaaatggttttagtgacgaaaattttcgtcgctATATGTGTAtgaattttcctaaaaatagttttagtgacgaatattttcgtcactatatgtacccaaaaaaaagttttagtgacgaatattttcgtcactaaatatgatttaataaactgaaatggttttagtgacgaaatattttcgtcactaaatactgtttttagtgaggaaaacatttagcgacgaaacgttttcgtcgctaaaagtttttttttttaaaaacaaatcggacttttagtgacgaaatttttcgtcGCCATGACTTTTAGCGACGGGGCTACAGCGACGAAacgaatttcgtcactaaaagtccaatttcgtcactaaacgttcttagtgacgaaaaacaggacttttagtgacgaattttttcgtcactaaaaatacattttcttgtagtgtaaatctatataatatataatagccGAAAATGTTTAACTATTAGTTGACCTTCTAATATTTAGCCACATACATTTTGAGAGTCCCATAATTTTACTAATTTGCCCAAAGAGAGTTGCAAACCAAAGGGAGTCATAAGCTAATACgtcaacccaaagtagagttgAAAGCCAACTGCAACTCAGGAAGCCACCAAAACCACCAtcgttattattatttaaaattttttattctctttattatttagtttaaaaggctcaaaaaatttgaaatattcaCAAACCCAAATGTACACGccataaactaaaataaaaacaaaaccccaACCTCTATTTCTAAATCAATATGGtacttccctctctctctctctctctctctctctctctctctctatgttgatttatgctttttcttttcttttttggtttctatGAAAGACAGTATTATCAATTTTCTAATAAAACTGAGAAGagcatcacttttttatttgtattttatatataaaattttgtctTACAGGCAATTAATGGTGAGGtgaatttgtatttgtttaaAGGAGCAGCCAGCTTGTCCTAGCTAGAAGGAACGAAAGCACATAAGGATGGGCTATTatgtttgttaggttctaaggaattaagaattaatgtattagaactttaatgtgtaatgttggcaaaccatgatcaaaacatttaatctagatttaggctactcaaagtgtgtttttgtgtaaagttggaatcgagtgtactgcaggatttattatgtaaatctgcaaagctcgatcgatcaaaaattagacttgatcgatcgaagcttgtACAGATTGTTTTTCTATAGAATTTTTCAACttaagcccaagcccatatgacatgtagggttttatgctttagcttaagtataaaaggaaaaaccctagccacgttttattgttgttgtttatgctgtaTGTATGAATCTCTTGTAAGATCTAGAAGagtttgccttcatacatacttagagttatcaagaatcaagattcatgtcaagagCTTGAAGATCGTTTCAGTTGCTACACAAAGAGCTTAAAGAGAAACACAaatgggagtacttgtggttgttgtgaatccaagaaagaagtagtctgtagactcggagctatcacgtAGTCAtgatagtaagttttctactcgaggtagcactaggatgttagtggtctaagttgctattgtgtaaacttcaattctttcatagtggatctgttttaccttgaggatagttaggttaaatactccccaagttttttaccggtttggttttcctaggttatcatgttgttgtgttctttattttttgcactatttcaatgatatgatttatctgtgttaacctagatctgcataatttacctaagttaatcacttggctaaataactacgTTAATCTGTTTACGTTTAAGGAGCCTAAAAACGTACAATGTTCTTATGTATGTTCTAATTATGCTTAACGAACAAAAGCACATAAAGATGGATGGTTATGTTTGTTCTAATTACGCTTTTTGTTCTAACATATGATGTTTATTCTAATTATGCTTTTGTTCACCACATAATTGTTGTTCACTCATACCTCTCTGTTTTCTAATTCCACAGTTCatagcttttttatttatggtcTTTTGATTTGGAAGACCAATTTTGctgttaattttgattttgtttgtggtTTTGGATCCCTGAGCTCAATGCTGATACCATGAAATGAAGCAATTTCAAACCCTGTTTAACAATCACCACCAATCTCCTCTTTCAAATGTACGttcttttctcattctttctctcatTGAAACACTAGCAattcagggtttttttttttttttttttttttttttttttttttaatgtctatTAATAATTAAGGTTAaaataatcaacaaaaaaaaaaaaaaaaaatcaacgggatttcaaataaaattctGATTCATTAAAACTTCTCTCGCCTACTTTGTCACACATTTTCAAGCTTCTCAGTTCTATTTGAACTTCTCCTACACTATATATTGTTGCCCATTGCACACCATTTGCAATTTCGACCAACACTGGATAAGCAGGTTTTTCTATTGTTGATCAGCAAAAATTCAGAAAACAAGTGGGGAAGGATTTGAACTATATCTATATCTTTCCCTGTAGAATTCAAAggtgagattttttttgaaatattaatccAATAAAAGTTATCAAGTagtgtaatattgtttagagTTAAACCAGGTGTTACTTGAATATAACTaaatctctgttttttttttttttttttttttttttttttttttttttttttttttttttttttttttaaagaagaaaagttagTGGATGCCCTAAGAACATTtgttagtaaactattttagaaaagtttttaaaggaaaagaaaaaattaattgattttttgacaacttttttttttttataatttctcattaaagtggtatcaaaacttttctaaaattgtttattaacaaatatccTAAGGACATCTATTAGACAGACCctttaaaattgtttaaattttccATGCATTTAATAGATTACCGACTATTTATTAACTTAAACTAAAGCCTTCTTGGGTTCTTGTCGACTTTCTGATCAATCACTGAATAGTTAGTTACTCACCCCCCTTAAACACCTAAACTAAGTCAAACTTATTATATGATTCATGTATTTGATTGTTTTTGGATGCCTCTATCAGATTCAAATCACCATTCTTTTACCACTAGGGGTGGTTGGTCTAGTGGTCATGGGCTCACTCCTAAGGGTTTGGGAGGTGAAAGTCTCACATTCAAATTCTGCAATGGGAAGCATCTGAGAAGTTACTTCATGCTCTCGGCTCATGCTCACTAGCGTCCTTGATGACAATTATGGCTCATTCAGATCTTCTACTCCCACGGGCTTGGGCCCAGTAAGTAAAGTGTCATTATGGTTACGCCCAGGTGGAAGACGTTAACTTAGGTCGTCCCCCTCTACCCATTTTtcgttcatcaaaaaaaaaaaaaaaaaaatcaccattcTTTCAATTAAAAAGTTCAGCATTGCTAGATACTTGTGTGTTTGGGTATAACTTATAAgctattttttactttttagtttttatgtataactttttaaaatctcactttttatttcagcaaaaagctaaataaactATTTCCAAACGGACATAACGGTCTATccaaagatattaaaaaaaaaaaaaaaatatatatatatatatatatatatatataaatatctttATAAAAAGCATAAACAAAGTCAAGATTCAATCATTTGTACTGCATAGTGCTCATGTCCATAGATAAAAGTTATGTAATAAGACATTCACATCAATGTagctattttaatattttcgcAAACTCAGGCATCAGTCTCAATATTTTGTCCCACAATTTTAACATTGGAGAGTACCCTCACCAGACTTGGCGATGCTTTGGTCCTCGctagagaataaaaaagaaaaaatccatcacttaataaattattttttatttcatatgaTTTTTGGTGGTTGTTGGTAATTGGTTGTATGAGTTGCTTGggattgtgattttatttgttgtGATTAGTGGTATGGTGATTGGCTATGGTGGTGTTGAAGGTGGGGCTTGATGGTTTTTGTgatggaaaagagagaaaaaaataattatcaaagagagagaaaattatatttaattagagtagagaaataaatattaaaactgATGTATgtgtctattttttaaaatagttaaaAGAGAAGTTTTTGAGGTTAGTTTAGCTAAAATGCTAGAGAGGTTGACGTGAATGttctaaagatttttttttcttaaaaaaaaaagaaagaaagatgtaaGACGACTAAATTTCGAGTTTGAAATAAagtcaaacaaataaaatagtttcacaaatttgtatttgtattgatgaatatgTGGTACAATTCTTTGTGATTataaaagagtgatcctctgatttGATCTccttgaaatatttttttattagaattgcggtaatgtgattttgattcaaacacaaaatatccttcaatttggctgAAGAATGGATCAAAGATCTTTGAaatagaattacaatgaatctctagCTATAAGCTTGTTGGAAATTCTTCGTacttcgtgttcttcgtgtgttcttcttctttgaagGTTGTCGGGGGCGGTTTTTTGCGTGTAGCCACGTGCCTTTGGAGGTGTGGCTTTGCTAGGCCCGGATTTGTTTTGGGGAGGTCAACCTGGAACTCGACATTGGGCCACACAGGCAATGG
This DNA window, taken from Quercus robur chromosome 2, dhQueRobu3.1, whole genome shotgun sequence, encodes the following:
- the LOC126701142 gene encoding uncharacterized protein LOC126701142, which produces MDKSWMTMGKTPDGRLSRPYIEGVNAFINFAKTVVDLSGNIPCPCIHCVNCYRQSLHTVRIHLLHRGIMQSYINWHNHGESRVLNENIHDNEMSDGDHMDGIDALVGDRIRGEPRNVIEDEEVHHFDKLEEDAKRELYPGCTDYSILKFVIEMLNVKVMTNLSNKGLDMMLELLTKVLPKGNLVPRSTYEAKKILRDLGMSYEHIDACKNDCALFWKENENLDKCPVCEAPRYKDTRAQGKKISHKVLRYFPLTPRLRRLYMSSQRAKDMRWYIDKRVDDGIMRHPADSEEWKEFDLQYPDFALEPRNVRLGLATDGFNPFGNMNNNYSMWPVILIPYNLPPWLVMKEPYFMLSLLIPGPHQPGNEIDIYLKPLVDELKELWEEGVETYDAYSKEHFQMRATLLWTIHDYPGFGNVSGWRTKGYHSCYTCNDEPYSEGLESKIGFINHRAYLPMEHRWRHSRLHNGLPEKRKRSLELQVGKIQEQLDRMPNIILGKHPSNKKRQLIGEPNWSKVSILYKLPYWKNKKLKHNIDVMHVEKNISENTYGTLLGIEGKNKDTDKARIDLQNMNFRHTLHLKQRPDGSYDKPRAFFSLSPNERDGFYDFLKSVKYPDGYAANISRSVNAKNGRLSGLKSHDCHVLLQRILPIGLRGFADKDISIVLFELGNFFQDLCSRTLKRSELEKLEERIVLILCKLERFFPPAFFDVMVHLAVHLPREAILGGPVQYRWMYPIERYLGKLKRYVSNRARPEGSIAEAYILKECINNWSLYIDGIETVHNRRERNEDFGESSEGLVVFSQTARPTGGRRNDGDLSRALLDTAHWYLLYNSPELEPYLNEHKSTLHNPTGEAITQIQRQEFPKWFRERMNRLKVNESSEAIKQLWSLANGPKPHVKEYTVCMVNGVKFHTKDLDNRRVTQNSGVCTEGDHEGETHNFFGHVCKIWELEYMFRHKVVLFQCEWYNTGTKGRRRTIRTDAHCTSIDVTSQWYQNDPFILPSQAKQVFYLQDTKLRDPWKIVQCIQHRGVFDVPKVGGGESNDNTEDSDAFQQEAIVDVVTINVDDNIIEYCMGDVETEVVPEGGTSRDVNQNEEHDIPDVDLDIDYDM